In Actinomadura citrea, a single window of DNA contains:
- a CDS encoding nitrate/nitrite transporter, protein MTATTEAARAARAHPLKGRWIDDWRPEDPAFWAAGGARTARRNLVFSIFSEHIGFSVWTLWSVLVLFLGPAYGIDPAGKFTLTAVPALVGSALRIPYTLAVARFGGRNWTIFSAVLLLVPAVLAAVLIEPGVSFTTLLVLAAVAGVGGGNFASSMANINAFYPQRLKGWALGINAGGGNLGVAVVQLVGLAVLATAGKDHPGLVAGVYIPFIVLAALGAALAMDNLAHARNDGRAMRDVCRDGHTWIMSVLYIGTFGSFIGFGFAFGQVLQVQFRAEFDTPIKAAYLTFLGPALGSLIRPAGGWLADRIGGAKVTFWTFVAMAVSAVLVLTASQLGSLALFLTGFVLLFAFSGLGNGSTYKMIPAIFRAKAQAGVADGGDPDAAEHEARRLSGALIGIAGAVGAFGGVLVNIAFRQSFLTYGTGDGAYIAFIAFYAVCCALTWLVYLRARPGRPAGV, encoded by the coding sequence ATGACCGCCACCACCGAAGCCGCGCGCGCCGCGCGCGCCCATCCGCTGAAGGGCCGCTGGATCGACGACTGGCGCCCCGAGGACCCCGCCTTCTGGGCCGCCGGCGGTGCCCGGACCGCCCGCCGCAACCTCGTGTTCTCGATCTTCTCCGAGCACATCGGGTTCTCGGTGTGGACGCTGTGGTCGGTGCTGGTGCTGTTCCTCGGCCCCGCCTACGGCATCGACCCGGCCGGGAAGTTCACGCTCACCGCCGTCCCCGCGCTCGTCGGATCGGCGCTGCGCATCCCCTACACCCTCGCCGTCGCCCGCTTCGGCGGCCGCAACTGGACGATCTTCAGCGCCGTGCTGCTGCTCGTCCCGGCGGTGCTCGCCGCGGTCCTCATCGAGCCCGGCGTCTCGTTCACCACGCTGCTGGTCCTGGCGGCCGTCGCGGGCGTCGGCGGCGGCAACTTCGCGTCCTCGATGGCCAACATCAACGCGTTCTACCCGCAGCGGCTCAAGGGCTGGGCTCTCGGGATCAACGCGGGCGGCGGCAACCTCGGCGTGGCCGTCGTCCAGCTCGTCGGGCTGGCCGTCCTCGCCACCGCGGGCAAGGACCACCCCGGCCTCGTCGCGGGCGTCTACATCCCGTTCATCGTCCTCGCCGCCCTCGGCGCCGCGCTCGCCATGGACAACCTCGCGCACGCCCGCAACGACGGGCGGGCCATGCGGGACGTCTGCCGGGACGGCCACACCTGGATCATGTCGGTGCTCTACATCGGCACCTTCGGGTCCTTCATCGGGTTCGGCTTCGCGTTCGGGCAGGTCCTGCAGGTGCAGTTCAGGGCCGAGTTCGACACCCCGATCAAGGCCGCCTACCTGACGTTCCTCGGCCCCGCGCTCGGGTCGCTGATCCGCCCCGCCGGCGGGTGGCTCGCCGACCGGATCGGCGGCGCGAAGGTCACCTTCTGGACCTTCGTGGCGATGGCCGTCTCGGCGGTCCTCGTGCTCACCGCCTCGCAGCTGGGGTCCCTCGCCCTGTTCCTCACCGGATTCGTGCTGCTGTTCGCCTTCAGCGGCCTCGGCAACGGGTCCACCTACAAGATGATCCCGGCGATCTTCAGGGCGAAGGCGCAGGCCGGCGTCGCCGACGGCGGGGACCCGGACGCCGCCGAGCACGAGGCCCGCCGCCTCTCCGGCGCGCTGATCGGCATCGCGGGCGCCGTCGGCGCGTTCGGCGGCGTGCTGGTCAACATCGCGTTCCGGCAGTCGTTCCTGACCTACGGGACGGGCGACGGCGCCTACATCGCGTTCATCGCCTTCTACGCCGTGTGCTGTGCGCTCACTTGGCTGGTCTACCTGCGGGCCCGCCCGGGGAGGCCGGCGGGCGTCTGA
- a CDS encoding NUDIX domain-containing protein produces MPDLAYYASLPRARGAAAALLLDDLGRVLLVKPTYSEGWFLPGGVIEADESPLSACVRECGEELGLVPRLHGLACVDWGSPRDDGVDAVNVFVFGGTITGAEIAAIRLPPEELSDHILVAPEKVPELAPPHVSRRMEPSLRAMATGSAVYLEDGREQAFGTARA; encoded by the coding sequence ATGCCCGACCTTGCCTACTACGCCTCCCTGCCGCGGGCCCGCGGCGCCGCGGCGGCCCTGCTGCTGGACGACCTGGGGCGGGTGCTGCTGGTCAAGCCCACCTACAGCGAGGGCTGGTTCCTGCCCGGCGGGGTGATCGAGGCAGACGAGTCCCCCCTGTCGGCGTGCGTGCGCGAGTGCGGGGAGGAGCTCGGCCTCGTCCCCCGGCTGCACGGGCTGGCCTGCGTCGACTGGGGGTCCCCGCGCGACGACGGCGTCGACGCGGTCAACGTCTTCGTGTTCGGCGGCACCATCACCGGCGCGGAGATCGCGGCGATCCGGCTGCCGCCCGAGGAACTGTCCGACCACATCCTCGTGGCGCCCGAGAAGGTCCCCGAACTCGCGCCGCCGCACGTGTCGCGCCGGATGGAGCCCAGCCTGCGGGCCATGGCGACCGGCAGCGCCGTCTACCTGGAGGACGGCCGCGAGCAGGCGTTCGGGACCGCCCGCGCCTGA
- a CDS encoding molybdopterin oxidoreductase family protein has translation MAGTPTHCPYCALQCGMTLHDGGSEPVRVTPRDDVPANAGGLCQKGWTAAELLTVPDRLTAPMMRRGRAAPLEPCGWDEALDRITAETGRLRDLHGPDSVAVFGGGGLTNEKAYQLGKFARIALGTSQIDYNGRFCMSSAAAASGRAFGMDRGLPGPVTDLASSGAVLLAGANVAETMPPFMRHLTRMREGGGALIVVDPRRTATARQADLHLQPTPGTDIALANGLLHLALAEGLADEEYIAARTTGFDAVRTVANAYWPDRAERITGVPVPLMREAVRLLARAARAHVLTARGSEQHARGTDTVSSFINLALALGLPGREGSGYGCLTGQGNGQGGREHGQKADQLPGYRRIDDPEARAHVAGVWGVDPGDLPGPGRSAYELLSALGTAGGPKALLLFGSNPVVSAPDAAAVEERLGALDLLVVADFVPSETARRADVVLPTAQWAEESGTMTNLEGRVLRRRRAVRPPDGVRTDLEILAALAERLKAPGKWSTDPRAVFGELRRASAGGIADYSGITYERIEAEGGVFWPCPSPDHPGTPRPYLDRFPTPDGRARFVPVEHGGAAEDVDADYPVYLTTGRVLAQYQSGAQTRRVRPLAEAAPGPFVELHPDLAGRLGIEEGAGVRVESRRGAATVTARLTGAIRSDTVFIPFHWAGEGRANLLTNPALDPVSRMPEFKVCAVRLLPLPVEGDGAPGAR, from the coding sequence ATGGCCGGGACTCCCACGCACTGCCCGTACTGCGCCCTGCAGTGCGGCATGACCCTGCACGACGGCGGCTCGGAACCCGTGCGGGTGACGCCGCGCGACGACGTGCCGGCCAACGCCGGCGGGCTCTGCCAGAAGGGGTGGACGGCGGCGGAGCTGCTCACCGTCCCCGACCGGCTGACCGCGCCGATGATGCGCCGGGGCCGGGCCGCGCCGCTGGAGCCGTGCGGCTGGGACGAGGCCCTCGACCGGATCACCGCCGAGACCGGGCGGCTGCGCGACCTGCACGGGCCGGACTCCGTCGCGGTGTTCGGCGGCGGCGGGCTGACCAACGAGAAGGCGTACCAGCTCGGCAAGTTCGCGCGGATCGCGCTCGGCACCTCCCAGATCGACTACAACGGGCGGTTCTGCATGTCGTCGGCCGCCGCGGCGTCCGGGCGGGCGTTCGGCATGGACCGCGGCCTGCCCGGCCCGGTCACCGACCTGGCGTCGTCCGGCGCGGTCCTGCTCGCGGGCGCCAACGTCGCCGAGACGATGCCGCCCTTCATGCGGCACCTGACGCGGATGCGCGAGGGCGGCGGCGCCCTCATCGTCGTGGACCCCCGCCGCACCGCCACCGCCCGCCAGGCCGACCTGCACCTGCAGCCGACGCCCGGGACGGACATCGCCCTCGCCAACGGGCTGCTTCACCTGGCGCTCGCCGAGGGCCTGGCCGACGAGGAGTACATCGCGGCCCGCACCACCGGGTTCGACGCCGTCCGGACGGTCGCCAACGCCTACTGGCCCGACCGCGCCGAGCGCATCACCGGCGTGCCCGTGCCGCTGATGCGCGAGGCCGTCCGGCTGCTGGCCCGGGCCGCCCGCGCCCACGTCCTCACGGCGCGGGGATCCGAGCAGCACGCCCGCGGCACCGACACCGTCAGCTCCTTCATCAACCTGGCCCTCGCGCTCGGACTGCCGGGCCGCGAGGGCTCCGGCTACGGGTGCCTGACCGGGCAGGGGAACGGGCAGGGCGGGCGCGAGCACGGCCAGAAGGCCGACCAGCTCCCCGGCTACCGCAGGATCGACGATCCGGAGGCCCGTGCGCACGTCGCAGGGGTCTGGGGCGTCGACCCCGGGGACCTGCCGGGGCCGGGACGGTCGGCCTACGAACTGCTGTCGGCGCTCGGCACCGCGGGCGGCCCGAAGGCGCTGCTGCTTTTCGGGTCCAACCCGGTCGTGTCGGCGCCCGACGCCGCGGCGGTGGAGGAGCGGCTCGGCGCGCTCGATCTGCTGGTGGTGGCCGACTTCGTGCCGTCGGAGACCGCGCGGCGCGCCGACGTCGTCCTGCCGACCGCGCAGTGGGCCGAGGAATCGGGGACGATGACGAACCTGGAGGGCCGGGTGCTGCGGCGCCGCCGCGCCGTCCGCCCGCCGGACGGCGTGCGCACCGACCTGGAGATCCTCGCCGCGCTCGCCGAGCGGCTCAAGGCGCCGGGGAAGTGGAGCACCGACCCGCGGGCGGTGTTCGGAGAGCTGCGCCGCGCCAGCGCGGGCGGCATCGCCGACTACTCCGGCATCACCTACGAGCGGATCGAGGCCGAGGGCGGGGTGTTCTGGCCCTGCCCGTCGCCGGACCACCCGGGCACGCCGAGGCCCTACCTGGACCGCTTCCCCACCCCGGACGGGCGGGCGCGTTTCGTCCCCGTCGAGCACGGCGGCGCCGCCGAGGACGTCGACGCCGACTACCCGGTGTACCTGACCACCGGGCGCGTTCTCGCGCAGTACCAGTCGGGCGCGCAGACCCGGCGCGTCCGGCCGCTGGCCGAGGCGGCGCCGGGGCCGTTCGTCGAGCTGCACCCCGACCTGGCCGGGCGCCTGGGCATCGAGGAAGGCGCCGGCGTGCGGGTGGAGAGCCGCCGGGGCGCGGCCACCGTGACCGCGCGCCTGACCGGCGCGATCCGCTCCGACACGGTCTTCATCCCGTTCCACTGGGCGGGGGAGGGCCGCGCGAACCTGCTCACCAACCCCGCGCTGGACCCGGTCTCGCGGATGCCGGAGTTCAAGGTGTGCGCCGTCCGCCTGCTGCCCCTGCCCGTCGAGGGGGACGGCGCCCCCGGCGCACGGTGA
- the nirD gene encoding nitrite reductase small subunit NirD, giving the protein MTTTPEATIVRERAGRPAARWFDICSYAGLTPERGACAMVDGTQVAIFRTFDGGLYALSNLDPFSGAYVLSRGILGTRDEAPTVASPMYKQVFDLRTGACLDDPRVALPTFPVRRSGDRVEVALTDEHRQ; this is encoded by the coding sequence ATGACCACGACACCCGAAGCGACGATCGTCAGGGAGCGGGCGGGCCGCCCCGCGGCCCGCTGGTTCGACATCTGCTCCTACGCCGGCCTGACCCCCGAGCGGGGCGCCTGCGCGATGGTGGACGGCACGCAGGTGGCGATCTTCCGGACCTTCGACGGCGGCCTGTACGCGCTGTCGAACCTCGACCCGTTCAGCGGCGCCTACGTGCTGTCGCGGGGGATCCTCGGCACCAGGGACGAGGCGCCGACCGTCGCGTCCCCCATGTACAAGCAGGTGTTCGACCTGCGGACCGGGGCGTGCCTGGACGACCCCCGGGTGGCGCTCCCGACCTTCCCGGTCCGCCGCTCCGGGGACCGGGTGGAGGTGGCGCTCACCGATGAGCACCGGCAGTGA
- a CDS encoding uroporphyrinogen-III synthase, with the protein MSTGSEPLAGFAVGVTAARRHEELATLLERRGARVVLAPAIRLVPLADDAELLEATRACLAGPLDHVVVTTGIGFRAWLEAADGHGMRDALIARLAETDILARGPKARGAIRSAGLQERWSPDSEECAEVIRHLLDREPAGARVAVQLYGERQPELIAALRAAGAEVIEIPVYRWSRSEDSTQLRRLVGQAVAGTIDAITFTSAPAVAATLAVAAEDDLEEALLEAMRTHVVAACVGPVTAQALTDRGVPTVQPERARLGALVRALVADLPRRRSRRLSVRGFSLELRGHAVVLDGQLRPIAPAPMAILRALARRPGHVVSRAELCGVLPGRLAVAPGIRDAWAREARPREARPQADEHAVEMAVARLRRGLGRPGIVETVVKRGYRLACDPRIIDRLPAGAGG; encoded by the coding sequence ATGAGCACCGGCAGTGAGCCGCTGGCCGGGTTCGCCGTCGGCGTGACCGCGGCCCGGCGCCACGAGGAGCTCGCGACGCTGCTGGAGCGGCGGGGGGCGAGGGTCGTGCTGGCGCCCGCCATCCGCCTGGTCCCGCTCGCCGACGACGCCGAGCTGCTGGAGGCCACCCGGGCGTGCCTCGCCGGGCCGCTCGACCACGTCGTGGTCACGACCGGGATCGGGTTCCGGGCGTGGCTGGAGGCGGCCGACGGGCACGGCATGCGCGACGCCCTCATCGCCCGCCTGGCCGAGACCGACATCCTGGCGCGGGGCCCGAAGGCGCGCGGCGCGATCCGCTCGGCGGGACTGCAGGAGCGCTGGTCGCCGGACTCGGAGGAGTGCGCCGAGGTGATCCGGCACCTGCTGGACCGGGAGCCGGCCGGGGCGCGCGTGGCCGTGCAGCTGTACGGGGAGCGCCAGCCGGAGCTGATCGCGGCGCTGCGCGCGGCCGGCGCCGAGGTGATCGAGATCCCGGTCTACCGGTGGTCGCGGTCCGAGGACTCCACGCAGCTGCGCCGCCTCGTCGGGCAGGCGGTCGCGGGCACGATCGACGCGATCACCTTCACCAGCGCTCCGGCCGTCGCCGCGACGCTCGCCGTCGCCGCCGAGGACGACCTCGAGGAGGCCCTCCTGGAGGCCATGCGCACCCATGTCGTGGCGGCGTGCGTCGGCCCGGTCACCGCGCAGGCCCTCACCGACCGCGGCGTCCCGACCGTGCAGCCCGAACGCGCCCGACTCGGCGCGCTCGTACGGGCCCTGGTCGCCGACCTGCCGCGGCGCCGGTCGCGGCGGCTGTCGGTGCGGGGGTTCTCGCTGGAGCTGCGCGGGCACGCCGTCGTCCTGGACGGCCAGTTGCGGCCCATCGCACCCGCGCCCATGGCGATCCTGCGGGCCCTCGCGCGGCGCCCCGGGCACGTGGTGTCGCGGGCGGAGCTGTGCGGGGTGCTGCCGGGCCGGCTGGCCGTCGCACCCGGGATCAGGGACGCCTGGGCGCGGGAGGCGCGGCCCCGGGAGGCCCGCCCGCAGGCCGACGAGCACGCGGTGGAGATGGCGGTGGCGCGGCTGCGGCGCGGCCTCGGCCGGCCCGGCATCGTCGAGACCGTCGTCAAGCGCGGCTACCGGCTGGCGTGCGACCCGCGGATCATCGACCGGCTCCCGGCGGGCGCCGGTGGCTGA
- a CDS encoding sirohydrochlorin chelatase, giving the protein MAEAVAGAPALLAVAHGTRDPAGPAVVRALLDRVRAMRPGLRVAEAYGELSEPSLEEAAEGLRGGPVVVVPLLLARGYHALVDVPGRAGRLLPGAVTSRPLGPDALLAGALAARLAEQDRTSPHRRDAVVLGAAGSADPAGAADVRAAARLLARRLGRPVPHGFVAAGGPPLDEVVAGLRRGGARRIAVASYLLAPGRFHDRMRACGADVVAAPLGAHGAAARLVLRRYDEAVLPLAIPAPVR; this is encoded by the coding sequence GTGGCTGAGGCCGTCGCCGGGGCGCCCGCGCTACTGGCGGTCGCGCACGGCACCCGGGACCCGGCGGGGCCCGCGGTGGTGCGGGCGCTGCTGGACCGGGTGCGGGCGATGCGGCCGGGCCTGCGGGTGGCCGAGGCGTACGGCGAGCTGTCCGAGCCGTCGCTGGAGGAGGCGGCGGAGGGACTGCGCGGCGGCCCGGTGGTCGTGGTCCCGCTGCTGCTGGCGCGCGGGTATCACGCGCTGGTCGACGTCCCCGGCCGGGCGGGGCGCCTGCTGCCGGGGGCGGTGACGTCCCGGCCGCTCGGCCCGGACGCGCTGCTGGCCGGGGCGCTGGCCGCCCGGCTGGCCGAGCAGGACCGGACCTCGCCGCACCGCCGGGACGCCGTCGTCCTCGGCGCGGCGGGGTCCGCCGATCCGGCGGGCGCCGCCGACGTGCGCGCGGCCGCCCGGCTGCTGGCGCGGCGGCTCGGGCGGCCCGTCCCGCACGGTTTCGTCGCGGCGGGAGGCCCGCCGCTGGACGAGGTCGTCGCGGGGCTGCGCAGGGGCGGCGCCCGCCGGATCGCCGTGGCTTCCTACCTGCTGGCGCCCGGCCGGTTCCACGACCGGATGCGGGCCTGCGGCGCCGACGTGGTCGCCGCGCCGCTCGGCGCGCACGGCGCGGCGGCCCGGCTGGTCCTGCGCCGCTACGACGAGGCCGTGCTGCCGCTCGCCATCCCGGCGCCCGTCCGCTGA
- a CDS encoding MarR family winged helix-turn-helix transcriptional regulator, whose product MEDRPDPLCASPSYLLFETGRLVRRTSARMFPDQPGLPYLLVLSCVARQGPLSQRQVAERLRLDAGDLVGIVDALERAGHALRRRDPEDRRRYALDATEDGRLFLGACLDNRARLDDTLFAPLSPDETHLFKELLLRILAHHDDRFAGAPDPRRRQGGAGQRTGAGMASGSTASS is encoded by the coding sequence GTGGAGGACCGGCCCGATCCCCTGTGCGCGTCGCCCAGCTACCTGCTGTTCGAGACCGGGCGGCTCGTGCGGCGCACCTCCGCCCGGATGTTCCCCGACCAGCCGGGGCTGCCCTATCTGCTGGTGCTGTCGTGCGTGGCACGGCAGGGGCCGCTGTCGCAGCGGCAGGTCGCCGAACGGCTGCGCCTGGACGCTGGCGACCTCGTCGGCATCGTCGACGCGCTGGAGAGGGCGGGCCACGCCCTGCGCCGCCGCGACCCCGAGGACCGGCGCCGGTACGCGCTGGACGCCACCGAGGACGGGCGGCTGTTCCTCGGCGCGTGCCTGGACAACCGCGCCCGCCTCGACGACACCCTGTTCGCGCCGCTGTCGCCCGACGAGACACACCTGTTCAAGGAGCTGCTGCTGCGGATCCTCGCCCACCACGACGACCGGTTCGCGGGCGCCCCGGATCCGCGGCGCCGGCAGGGCGGGGCGGGTCAGCGGACGGGCGCCGGGATGGCGAGCGGCAGCACGGCCTCGTCGTAG
- a CDS encoding ATP-binding cassette domain-containing protein: protein MPDGGPAVEVDGLTKRFGDVEAVRGIDFTVRPGEIFGFLGPNGAGKSTTINMLCTLLRPSGGSARVAGHDVARERDDVRRNIGLVFQDPTLDGYLSGEQNLRFHAELYGVPRSLTADRIRQVLEMVNLWDRRRDLVQTYSGGMKRRLEIARGLLHSPRVLFLDEPTVGLDPQTRASIWEYIRQLQAAEEITIFMTTHYMDEAEFCERIAIMDSGRIVALDTPEALKAGVGKDRIRIQTADDEAAIAALKDRFGLEAVVSEGAVAFSVASGEAFVPRLFAELGVPIRSVNVARPSLDDVFMSYTGTTIRDAEASASDGMRVAMRAMRR from the coding sequence ATGCCGGACGGGGGACCGGCCGTCGAGGTCGACGGCCTGACCAAGAGGTTCGGCGACGTGGAGGCCGTGCGGGGGATCGACTTCACCGTGCGGCCAGGGGAGATCTTCGGATTCCTCGGCCCGAACGGCGCGGGCAAGTCCACGACGATCAACATGCTGTGCACGCTGCTGCGCCCGAGCGGAGGCAGCGCGCGGGTCGCCGGCCACGACGTGGCGCGCGAGCGCGACGACGTCCGCCGCAACATCGGGCTGGTGTTCCAGGACCCGACGCTCGACGGCTACCTGTCGGGCGAGCAGAACCTGCGATTCCACGCCGAGCTGTACGGGGTGCCCCGCTCGCTGACGGCCGACCGGATCCGGCAGGTGCTGGAGATGGTCAACCTGTGGGACCGGCGCCGCGACCTGGTGCAGACCTACTCCGGCGGGATGAAGCGCCGCCTGGAGATCGCGCGCGGTCTGCTGCACTCCCCGCGGGTGCTGTTCCTGGACGAGCCGACCGTCGGCCTGGACCCGCAGACCCGCGCGTCGATCTGGGAGTACATCCGGCAGCTGCAGGCGGCCGAGGAGATCACGATCTTCATGACGACGCACTACATGGACGAGGCCGAGTTCTGCGAGCGCATCGCGATCATGGACTCGGGGCGGATCGTGGCGCTGGACACCCCCGAGGCGCTCAAGGCCGGCGTCGGCAAGGACCGGATCCGCATCCAGACCGCCGACGACGAGGCCGCGATCGCCGCGCTGAAGGACCGGTTCGGGCTGGAGGCGGTCGTGTCGGAGGGCGCGGTCGCGTTCTCGGTGGCCTCCGGGGAGGCGTTCGTCCCGCGGCTGTTCGCGGAGCTGGGCGTCCCGATCAGGTCGGTGAACGTGGCGCGGCCGTCCCTGGACGATGTGTTCATGTCCTACACCGGCACCACGATCCGCGACGCCGAGGCCTCGGCGAGCGACGGGATGCGCGTCGCGATGCGCGCGATGAGGAGGTGA
- a CDS encoding ABC transporter permease, producing the protein MANTAERAAGAGVVRVRVPERGLRQDLRAVKIVLHRELIRFWRDKLRMVSGLVQPVLWLLVMGTGLSNLMASGGGATGTVDLKTFIFPGVCAMSVMFTAMFSAGSIVWDREFGFLREMLVAPVSRGAIVVGKCIGGALVATLQGAVIVLLAGLAGVPYDPGLLLELLGLMFIGAFALTGFGVMMAARITSMQSFFGLMQMAMMPMMFLSGALYPLSGLPAWLTVLTRFNPLTYAVDPLRHAVFSHLDVSPQLMRTFDPGVTWGGWVVPIWLEILLVLGMGVGLMGVAILEFRRAD; encoded by the coding sequence ATGGCGAACACGGCCGAAAGGGCGGCGGGCGCCGGGGTCGTCCGGGTCAGGGTGCCCGAGCGCGGCCTGCGGCAGGACCTGCGCGCCGTGAAGATCGTCCTGCACCGGGAGCTCATCCGGTTCTGGCGCGACAAGCTGCGGATGGTGTCCGGGCTCGTCCAGCCGGTGCTGTGGCTGCTGGTCATGGGCACCGGGCTGTCCAACCTGATGGCCAGCGGCGGCGGCGCCACCGGGACCGTCGACCTGAAGACCTTCATCTTCCCCGGCGTGTGCGCGATGTCGGTGATGTTCACCGCGATGTTCTCCGCCGGGTCGATCGTGTGGGACCGCGAGTTCGGGTTCCTGCGCGAGATGCTCGTCGCCCCGGTGAGCCGCGGCGCCATCGTCGTCGGCAAGTGCATCGGCGGCGCCCTGGTGGCGACCCTGCAGGGCGCGGTGATCGTGCTGCTGGCGGGTCTCGCCGGGGTCCCCTACGACCCGGGACTGCTGCTGGAGCTGCTCGGGCTGATGTTCATCGGGGCGTTCGCGCTCACCGGGTTCGGCGTCATGATGGCCGCGCGGATCACCAGCATGCAGTCGTTCTTCGGCCTCATGCAGATGGCGATGATGCCGATGATGTTCCTGTCCGGCGCCCTCTACCCGCTGAGCGGGCTCCCCGCGTGGCTGACCGTGCTGACCCGGTTCAACCCGCTCACCTACGCCGTCGACCCGCTGCGGCACGCGGTGTTCTCCCACCTGGACGTCTCGCCGCAGCTGATGCGGACGTTCGACCCGGGCGTCACCTGGGGCGGCTGGGTGGTCCCGATATGGCTGGAGATCCTCCTCGTCCTCGGCATGGGCGTGGGGCTGATGGGCGTGGCCATCCTGGAGTTCCGCCGCGCCGACTGA
- a CDS encoding esterase-like activity of phytase family protein, translating to MTADNVNGHRTIWRGTAATAAVLAAVAGAATVDGPVRAAAADKARPAAAAQGLRITRFLGERRLPHMAKFRGTTVGGLSGIDRDPRTGTWYLVSDDRWRYDPARFYTGRLAIDPATGAFTGVRITGVSTLRGPDGHPYPAFGKPGSVDPETIRFDARSRRVLWGNEGDRPDETHEGIPLAPMSLRWAGRDGRYAGALPLPPSLRLTAEHRGPRRNAGFEALTLTPHGIAAMVEGPRYEDGEPPTVRHGATTRLTLWDRAGRVTAQYAYPVDRLPAAPKPPTGAADSGVSEILAAGDHRFLALERSWLEGVGYKVRLYEFDVRGATDVLRRDGLAQGGRFRPARKRLVADLGRYVDPTQNLEALAWGPRLRSGECTLVVGSDDNFDQSEATQFLAFAARGC from the coding sequence GTGACGGCAGACAACGTGAACGGGCACAGGACGATATGGCGCGGGACGGCGGCGACGGCCGCCGTCCTGGCGGCGGTGGCGGGCGCGGCGACCGTGGACGGACCGGTCCGCGCGGCGGCAGCGGACAAGGCCCGGCCGGCGGCCGCGGCGCAGGGGCTGCGGATCACGCGGTTCCTGGGGGAGCGGCGCCTGCCGCACATGGCGAAGTTCAGGGGCACCACGGTCGGCGGGCTGTCGGGCATCGACCGCGACCCGCGCACCGGGACCTGGTACCTGGTCTCCGACGACCGGTGGCGCTACGACCCGGCCCGGTTCTACACCGGCCGCCTGGCCATCGACCCCGCCACCGGCGCGTTCACCGGCGTCAGGATCACCGGGGTGTCCACGCTGCGGGGCCCGGACGGCCACCCCTATCCCGCGTTCGGCAAGCCGGGGTCGGTCGATCCGGAGACGATCCGTTTCGACGCTCGGTCCCGGCGCGTCCTGTGGGGCAACGAGGGCGACCGCCCGGACGAGACCCACGAGGGGATCCCCCTGGCGCCGATGTCGCTGCGGTGGGCGGGGCGGGACGGCCGGTACGCCGGCGCCCTGCCCCTCCCGCCGTCGCTGCGGCTGACCGCCGAGCACCGGGGGCCGCGCCGCAACGCCGGCTTCGAGGCGCTGACGCTCACCCCGCACGGCATCGCCGCGATGGTCGAAGGCCCCCGGTACGAGGACGGGGAGCCGCCGACCGTCCGGCACGGCGCCACGACCCGCCTCACCCTGTGGGACCGCGCCGGACGCGTGACCGCCCAGTACGCCTACCCCGTCGACCGGCTCCCGGCCGCGCCGAAGCCGCCCACCGGCGCCGCCGACAGCGGCGTCTCGGAGATCCTCGCCGCCGGCGACCACCGGTTCCTGGCGCTGGAGCGGTCCTGGCTCGAAGGCGTCGGATACAAGGTCCGGCTGTACGAGTTCGACGTGAGGGGCGCCACGGACGTGCTGCGCCGCGACGGCCTCGCCCAGGGCGGGCGGTTCCGCCCGGCGCGCAAGCGCCTCGTCGCCGACCTCGGCCGCTACGTCGACCCCACGCAGAACCTGGAGGCGCTGGCGTGGGGGCCGCGCCTGAGGTCGGGGGAGTGCACGCTGGTGGTCGGCTCCGACGACAACTTCGACCAGAGCGAGGCCACCCAGTTCCTGGCGTTCGCCGCCCGGGGCTGCTGA